The Mycolicibacterium flavescens genomic interval AGACGACCGAGCTGTCCGAGGAGCAGTTGTGGGGCGCCCTGGTGGCGACCGCCGCGGCGACCAAAAACGAGCGACTGATGCGTGAGATCGCCGAGGACGCTCTGGACATCCTGAGCCAGGAGGCCTACAACGCCGCCCTCGGGGCGGCCGCGATCATGGGGATGAACAACGTCTTCTACCGCACCAAGGGCCAGCTCGACGGCGCCTATGACGACCTGCGGGCCGGGCTGCGGATGAACATCATCGGCAATCCCGGTGTCGCCAAGGAGGATTTCGAGCTGTGGTCGCTGGCGGTGTCGGCGATGAACGGATGCGGCCATTGCGTCGCAGCGCACGAGAAGACCCTGCGCGACGCTGACGTGTCACGCACGGTCATCTTCGAGGCGATCCGGTTGGCCTCGATCGTCTCCGGCGTGGGCCAGGCGCTGCAGACCGCCGAGGTC includes:
- the ahpD gene encoding alkylhydroperoxidase AhpD translates to MSIDSIKEALPEYAKDLKLNFGSIVKTTELSEEQLWGALVATAAATKNERLMREIAEDALDILSQEAYNAALGAAAIMGMNNVFYRTKGQLDGAYDDLRAGLRMNIIGNPGVAKEDFELWSLAVSAMNGCGHCVAAHEKTLRDADVSRTVIFEAIRLASIVSGVGQALQTAEVLTSV